The Microbacterium luteum nucleotide sequence CCGGGTGACCGGGCACCGAAGGAGCAAGCCTCCCCGCCAATCTCTCAGGTAATGCGTACCGCTCCGATCTGGCCGACTCTGGAAAGCGACCCTGCACGCGGGGTCCGCCGATGGTGAAAGTCCGGGCATCCGTGCCTCGACGAATCTCTCAGGCCCATGACAGAGGGGGAGTTCACATCCGCTCGTCCGAACGGATGCCCGACCGGACCGGGAGAACTCATGACCGACCCCCGCACCACGGCGCTGCACACGCGCCACCAGGCACTCGGCGCCTCCTTCACCGACTTCGGCGGATGGCTCATGCCGGTGCGCTACTCGTCGGATCTCGCCGAGCACCGCGCGGTGCGCGAAGCGGCGGGCCTGTTCGACATCTCGCACATGGCGGAATTCCTCGTGACCGGCCCCCGCGCCGGCGATTTCCTCGACGACGCCCTCGCGGGTCGGTTCTCGGCGCTCCCGATCGGCAAGGCCACCTACTCACTCGTCCTGACCGAATCGGGCGGCATCGTCGACGACGTCATCGTCTATCGCCTCGGTGAGGAGTGGTTCCTCGTCATCGCCAACGCCGGCAACCGCGACGCGGTCGGCAGTGCGCTCGACGAGCGGCTGCGCGCTTTCCCGGCACCCACTCCGGCGAGCGCCGCCGACGAGAGTGGTTCGTTCGCGTTCGTCGCCGGAGCCCAGCCCCGCGTGGAAGACGTCTCCGACGTCTCTGCGCTGATCGCCCTCCAAGGTCCCCGGGCCGCGCAGATCCTCGCCGACGTGAGCGGACTCGAGCTCGTCGCGCCGCCGGTCGGACGCGACGGCGTGCCCGAGGAGTGGGCGGTCGCGGATCTCGGCTCCTACGCGGCACGCGGAGCGGCGTTCGCGGGCACGACCGTCGTCGTCTGCCGCACCGGCTACACCGGCGAAGACGGATTCGAACTCCTGATCGCCGCCGACGCCGCGCCTGCGCTGTGGGACGCCGTCCTGGAGGCGGGAGAGCCCCAAGGGCTCATTCCGGCGGGACTCGCCGCGCGCGACACCCTTCGCCTCGAAGCGGGCATGCCGCTCTACGGCCACGAGCTCGGCCGCCATGTCCGTCCCGCTCAGGCCGGGCTCGGCCGCGTCGTCGCGATGGGCAAAGACGACTTCGTCGGAAAGGCAGCGCTCGCCGAGGCCCAGGACCCGGCGGCGCGGGTGCTCGTGGGGCTCGTCTCCGGGGGCCGCCGGGCCGCTCGTGCGGGCTACGCCGTACTGGCCGGAGACGACATCGTCGGCGAGGTCACCAGCGGCGCCCTGAGCCCCACGCTCGGCCATCCGATCGCGATGGCCTTCGTCGACCCCGCCCAGGCAGAGCCCGGAACAGCCCTCGCCCTCGACGTGCGGGGGACCCGCATCCCCGCGACCGTGACCGCCCTGCCCTTCTACCGGAGGAACCGATGACCGACACCACCGCCCTGAAGTACACCGCCGAGCACGAATGGATCGCCCTGGACGGCGACACCGCGACCATCGGCATCACCGCCTTCGCCGCCGAGAAGCTCGGCGACATCGTCTTCGTCGAACTGCCCGGTGTGGGATCCGAGGTCTCCGCGGATGCCGTCTGCGGCGAGATCGAATCGACCAAGTCGGTCGGAGAACTGTACGCGCCGCTGACGGGAACCGTCTCGGCCGTCAACGACGCCGCCGTGGACGATCCGTCGCTGGTGAACTCCGACCCCTTCGGCCAGGGGTGGCTCATCAAGCTCACCGTCGACCCGGCCGCCGTCGACGGACTCCTCGACCACGAGGCGTACGCGAAGCTCACCGGCGGGCAGGCGTGACGGGCGGAGCCGCGGCCTTCGCCGCCCGCCATATCGGCACGGACGGTGCCGCCCAGCGG carries:
- the gcvT gene encoding glycine cleavage system aminomethyltransferase GcvT, whose product is MTDPRTTALHTRHQALGASFTDFGGWLMPVRYSSDLAEHRAVREAAGLFDISHMAEFLVTGPRAGDFLDDALAGRFSALPIGKATYSLVLTESGGIVDDVIVYRLGEEWFLVIANAGNRDAVGSALDERLRAFPAPTPASAADESGSFAFVAGAQPRVEDVSDVSALIALQGPRAAQILADVSGLELVAPPVGRDGVPEEWAVADLGSYAARGAAFAGTTVVVCRTGYTGEDGFELLIAADAAPALWDAVLEAGEPQGLIPAGLAARDTLRLEAGMPLYGHELGRHVRPAQAGLGRVVAMGKDDFVGKAALAEAQDPAARVLVGLVSGGRRAARAGYAVLAGDDIVGEVTSGALSPTLGHPIAMAFVDPAQAEPGTALALDVRGTRIPATVTALPFYRRNR
- the gcvH gene encoding glycine cleavage system protein GcvH: MTDTTALKYTAEHEWIALDGDTATIGITAFAAEKLGDIVFVELPGVGSEVSADAVCGEIESTKSVGELYAPLTGTVSAVNDAAVDDPSLVNSDPFGQGWLIKLTVDPAAVDGLLDHEAYAKLTGGQA